A region of Larimichthys crocea isolate SSNF chromosome X, L_crocea_2.0, whole genome shotgun sequence DNA encodes the following proteins:
- the tacr3l gene encoding tachykinin receptor 3-like isoform X2, whose translation MASERDESNTSRNLTNQFVQPAWRIALWSVAYSTVLAVAVFGNLIVIWIILAHKRMRTVTNYFLLNLAFSDVSMAAFNTLINFVYASHGDWYFGEVYCRFHNFFPVTAVFASIYSMSAIALDRYMAIIHPLKPRLPAKATLGVIVCIWSLAVVLAFPLCYFSTIRALPRRTLCYVAWPRPVDDPFMYHIIVTVLVYVLPLVVMGITYTIVGVTLWGGEIPGDSSDNYHGQLRAKRGEDDDHCSGDLCPLLAALSCLLHRDGSQQASEQVEVHPAGLPDGAVAGNELHHVQPHHLLLPQQQVPGRFQAGFPLVSLCPGVKLR comes from the exons ATGGCATCTGAACGGGATGAATCCAACACATCCAGAAATCTGACCAACCAGTTCGTGCAGCCGGCCTGGCGCATCGCGCTCTGGTCGGTGGCGTACAGCACCGTGCTGGCTGTGGCGGTTTTCGGAAACTTGATTGTGATTTGGATTATTTTGGCTCACAAGCGGATGAGAACTGTCACCAACTATTTCCTGCTGAACTTGGCTTTCTCCGATGTGTCCATGGCTGCTTTCAACACGCTCATTAACTTCGTCTACGCCTCGCACGGAGACTGGTACTTTGGAGAAGTGTACTGCAGGTTTCACAACTTCTTCCCGGTCACTGCGGTGTTCGCCAGCATCTACTCCATGAGCGCGATAGCCCTCGACAG GTACATGGCCATCATTCATCCTCTGAAGCCTCGTCTGCCGGCGAAAGCCACTTTGGGAGTCATTGTCTGTATCTGGAGTCTGGCCGTGGTTCTGGCTTTTCCTCTCTGCTACTTCTCCACCATCCGAGCTTTGCCCCGCAGGACCCTCTGTTACGTGGCCTGGCCCCGCCCGGTCGATGACCCCTTCAT GTATCATATCATAGTTACAGTTCTGGTCTACGTGCTGCCTTTAGTGGTGATGGGCATCACTTACACCATCGTGGGGGTGACTCTGTGGGGAGGGGAGATCCCAGGAGACTCATCTGATAACTATCATGGACAGCTCAGAGCCAAAC gtggtgaagatgatgatcaTTGTAGTGGTGACCTTTGCCCTCTGCTGGCTGCCCTATCATGTCTACTTCATCGTGACGGGTCTCAACAAGCATCTGAGCAAGTGGAAGTACATCCAGCAGGTTTACCTGACGGTGCTGTGGCTGGCAATGAGCTCCACCATGTACAACCCCATCATCTACTGCTGCCTCAACAGCAG GTTCCGGGCCGGTTTCAAGCGGGTTTTCCGTTGGTGTCCCTTTGTCCGGGTGTCAAGCTACGATGA
- the tacr3l gene encoding tachykinin receptor 3-like isoform X1, with product MASERDESNTSRNLTNQFVQPAWRIALWSVAYSTVLAVAVFGNLIVIWIILAHKRMRTVTNYFLLNLAFSDVSMAAFNTLINFVYASHGDWYFGEVYCRFHNFFPVTAVFASIYSMSAIALDRYMAIIHPLKPRLPAKATLGVIVCIWSLAVVLAFPLCYFSTIRALPRRTLCYVAWPRPVDDPFMYHIIVTVLVYVLPLVVMGITYTIVGVTLWGGEIPGDSSDNYHGQLRAKRKVVKMMIIVVVTFALCWLPYHVYFIVTGLNKHLSKWKYIQQVYLTVLWLAMSSTMYNPIIYCCLNSRFRAGFKRVFRWCPFVRVSSYDELELRNTRLRPGHQSSMCTLSRVDTSILSKEKSTCSRGNRSQVNSEPNHKDN from the exons ATGGCATCTGAACGGGATGAATCCAACACATCCAGAAATCTGACCAACCAGTTCGTGCAGCCGGCCTGGCGCATCGCGCTCTGGTCGGTGGCGTACAGCACCGTGCTGGCTGTGGCGGTTTTCGGAAACTTGATTGTGATTTGGATTATTTTGGCTCACAAGCGGATGAGAACTGTCACCAACTATTTCCTGCTGAACTTGGCTTTCTCCGATGTGTCCATGGCTGCTTTCAACACGCTCATTAACTTCGTCTACGCCTCGCACGGAGACTGGTACTTTGGAGAAGTGTACTGCAGGTTTCACAACTTCTTCCCGGTCACTGCGGTGTTCGCCAGCATCTACTCCATGAGCGCGATAGCCCTCGACAG GTACATGGCCATCATTCATCCTCTGAAGCCTCGTCTGCCGGCGAAAGCCACTTTGGGAGTCATTGTCTGTATCTGGAGTCTGGCCGTGGTTCTGGCTTTTCCTCTCTGCTACTTCTCCACCATCCGAGCTTTGCCCCGCAGGACCCTCTGTTACGTGGCCTGGCCCCGCCCGGTCGATGACCCCTTCAT GTATCATATCATAGTTACAGTTCTGGTCTACGTGCTGCCTTTAGTGGTGATGGGCATCACTTACACCATCGTGGGGGTGACTCTGTGGGGAGGGGAGATCCCAGGAGACTCATCTGATAACTATCATGGACAGCTCAGAGCCAAACGTAAG gtggtgaagatgatgatcaTTGTAGTGGTGACCTTTGCCCTCTGCTGGCTGCCCTATCATGTCTACTTCATCGTGACGGGTCTCAACAAGCATCTGAGCAAGTGGAAGTACATCCAGCAGGTTTACCTGACGGTGCTGTGGCTGGCAATGAGCTCCACCATGTACAACCCCATCATCTACTGCTGCCTCAACAGCAG GTTCCGGGCCGGTTTCAAGCGGGTTTTCCGTTGGTGTCCCTTTGTCCGGGTGTCAAGCTACGATGAGCTGGAGCTCCGAAACACAAGACTTCGACCGGGTCACCAGAGCAGCATGTGCACCCTCTCTCGGGTCGACACCAGCATCCTCAGCAAAGAGAAGAGCACTTGTTCCCGTGGAAACAGGTCACAAGTCAACTCTGAGCCCAATCATAAAGACAATTAG
- the si:ch211-145b13.6 gene encoding NAD(P)(+)--arginine ADP-ribosyltransferase 1 → MWHTRKLLFVAIIFTALYDKVTAQLLDMAPNSGDFQYKACREEVLKKIIDSGLLRQELQQSQSFQKAWNKSSTCSELIPGGTKEHTTALLTYLKADEYFITEFKQAIETNGANESTYENNFHFKSLHFLIMDSLMLLKPKECKTVYLSLDGRKKLPLGSEKRLRGFTKAFLSYRDMIKYDDTYDRSLFNVTSCFFANLGKNICAREDVALLSQAEVFTVKNVNEIMTDDDEHTAIVLESAGERSTDICHIFSRSPADVSTQWLVLMLVALSLFVFNC, encoded by the exons ATGTGGCACACgagaaaactgctttttgttGCAATCATTTTTACAGCACTCTACGACAAA GTGACTGCACAATTACTGGACATGGCCCCCAATTCTGGAGACTTCCAGTACAAAGCATGTCGTGAAGAGGTTTTGAAGAAGATTATCGATTCAGGTCTGTTGAGACAAGAGCTACAACAAAGTCAGAGTTTCCAAAAAGCATGGAATAAAAGTAGCACTTGTTCAGAGCTGATCCCTGGAGGAACAAAAGAACACACCACTGCACTTCTGACGTATCTCAAGGCggatgaatattttattacagaGTTTAAGCAAGCAATAGAAACAAACGGTGCAAACGAGAGCACCTATGAAAACAACTTCCATTTCAAGTCTCTGCACTTCTTAATCATGGATTCACTGATGCTGCTTAAACCAAAGGAGTGCAAGACTGTGTATCTTTCCCTAGACGGACGGAAAAAACTCCCATTAGGCTCAGAGAAGAGACTTAGAGGATTCACCAAAGCTTTCTTAAGTTATAGGGATATGATAAAATATGACGATACTTATGATAGGAGCCTTTTTAATgtcacttcttgtttttttgccaaCCTGGGAAAGAACATTTGTGCCCGAGAGGATGTGGCACTCTTATCTCAAGCTGAAGTGTTCACTGTGAAGAATGTTAATGAAATAATGACAGATGATGACGAGCACACTGCGATCGTTTTGGAGAGCGCTGGTGAGCGAAGCACGGACATCTGTCACATTTTTTCACG TTCCCCAGCAGATGTCTCCACCCAGTGGCTTGTGTTGATGCTCGTGGCTttatctctttttgtctttaacTGCTGA